In Deltaproteobacteria bacterium, the genomic stretch GGGGTAGAGCGCCCAAAAATACTTACCAAAATACGAACTTTCCCTTTTTCTGGATTTACCGCCTCCACCAAACCATTAAAGTTAGAGAAAGGCCCATCCACCACTCGGACTTGATCGCCCTTCTCGAAGGTCATGCGATGTTTCGGCCGCAGGAGACCCTCGCTCATCTGATTCTTTATTTCCTCCACTTCTTTATCCGGGATGGCCGTAGGGTTCGCCCGATTTCCTACAAATCCAGTAACTTTCGGAGTATCTTTTACGATGTGCCAAGTTTCGTCATTCAGTTCCAGCTTGACCAAGATGTACCCCGGGAAGAACTTACGCGAGGATGCCTTTTTCTTTCCTTTGATCATCTCGATCACTTTTTCGGCGGGGACGAGAACTTCTGAAAAGAGTTCTTCTTTCTTGGCCGATTTAATCCGCTCCTCTAATACAGATTTCACTTTGTTCTCAAACCCCGAATACGTATGCACAACGTACCACTTTTGGGCCATGGATCCGACCTCTAACCTAAAAATATTTTAATCAAATGCGAAAGACCCAAATCAACAATTCCCAAGAAAAAAGCCACCAAGACCACGGTGATCAATACTACAGAAGTAGAGGCGATGGTCTCTTTCCTTGAGGGCCAGGTAACTTTCTTCAACTCCACCCGCACCTCACGAAAAAATTGCTTTGCCCTTTGCCAAAATTCCTTGATCTTTTCCATTTTATTATCCTGGGGCAAAAGTTTTTACTTGGCAGGCCAGGAGGGATTCGAACCCCCATCACCCGGATTTGGAGTCCGGTGCTCTAGCCGTTAGAGCTACTGGCCTGTTATTTCAAACGTCCTTCCACTGATCGATTGAGCGACTGCCGATAAAAGAGGAAAAGCCCGCTTACGCTGCAG encodes the following:
- the nusG gene encoding transcription termination/antitermination protein NusG, with the translated sequence MAQKWYVVHTYSGFENKVKSVLEERIKSAKKEELFSEVLVPAEKVIEMIKGKKKASSRKFFPGYILVKLELNDETWHIVKDTPKVTGFVGNRANPTAIPDKEVEEIKNQMSEGLLRPKHRMTFEKGDQVRVVDGPFSNFNGLVEAVNPEKGKVRILVSIFGRSTPVELDFAQVKKN
- the secE gene encoding preprotein translocase subunit SecE, whose protein sequence is MEKIKEFWQRAKQFFREVRVELKKVTWPSRKETIASTSVVLITVVLVAFFLGIVDLGLSHLIKIFLG